In a single window of the Helicobacter felis ATCC 49179 genome:
- the prpD gene encoding 2-methylcitrate dehydratase: MSNMGILENVKPDFDPLLSTLARFVLDYEIASPLAYESARLSFIDSIACMLFALKHPECTKLLGPSVPGADFKPLGSKVPGTSYQLEPVRAAFNVGCMVRWLDFNDTWLAKEWGHPSDNLGAIWALGDYLSRLHRTQGKIPLKVKNILTAMIKAHEIQGVLALGNCFNVEGLDHVLLVRIASTAVATGMLGGSFEEVRNAISNAFVDGGSLRCYRHAPNAGSRKSWAAGDASSRGVDLALKAFSGEMGYPSVLSAAYWGYQDVYMKNQNERGEVLHLPQELGSYVMENVLFKISFPAEFHAQTAVECALKLHLQVQDRLEEIAKIEITTQESGHRIINKTGPLHNYADRDHCIQYMVVYALIYGGLDDRSYSDACANDPRIDTLRELCEVNVDDRYTKEYLDPDKRSIANAVQIYFKDGSCTEKIEVHYPIGHKKRRAEGTPLLYDKFKRAVHGVYAPKRAKQIEEIVFHEKALLDMDFDSFSDLFAF; the protein is encoded by the coding sequence ATGTCAAACATGGGTATTTTGGAGAATGTTAAACCGGATTTTGACCCTCTACTCTCTACTTTGGCGCGTTTTGTGTTGGATTATGAAATCGCTTCGCCTTTGGCTTATGAGAGCGCGCGCTTAAGCTTCATTGATTCTATTGCATGCATGCTCTTTGCGCTAAAACACCCTGAATGCACCAAATTACTAGGACCTAGTGTGCCCGGAGCAGATTTTAAACCCTTAGGGAGCAAAGTACCCGGCACTTCTTACCAACTTGAACCAGTGCGCGCTGCTTTTAATGTGGGTTGCATGGTGCGCTGGTTGGATTTTAACGACACTTGGCTAGCTAAAGAGTGGGGACACCCTTCAGATAATTTAGGGGCGATTTGGGCTTTAGGGGATTATTTAAGCCGTTTGCACCGCACTCAAGGCAAAATTCCTCTGAAAGTCAAAAATATTTTAACTGCTATGATTAAAGCGCATGAAATACAGGGGGTTTTAGCCTTAGGGAATTGCTTCAATGTGGAGGGGCTAGATCATGTTCTTTTAGTGCGCATTGCTAGCACGGCTGTAGCTACAGGAATGTTAGGTGGGAGTTTTGAGGAAGTGCGCAATGCGATCTCAAACGCCTTTGTAGATGGGGGTAGCTTGCGTTGTTATCGCCATGCACCTAATGCGGGCTCTAGGAAATCTTGGGCAGCTGGGGATGCGAGCAGTCGGGGTGTGGATCTAGCTCTCAAGGCTTTCAGTGGCGAAATGGGTTACCCCTCTGTTTTGAGTGCGGCTTATTGGGGCTATCAAGATGTCTACATGAAAAACCAAAATGAGAGGGGTGAGGTGTTGCACCTGCCCCAAGAGTTGGGAAGCTATGTGATGGAAAATGTCCTCTTTAAAATCTCTTTCCCCGCAGAGTTCCACGCCCAAACAGCAGTAGAATGCGCCCTAAAACTCCATCTGCAAGTGCAAGATCGCCTAGAGGAGATCGCCAAGATCGAGATCACCACTCAAGAATCAGGCCATCGCATCATCAACAAAACTGGTCCTCTGCATAACTACGCCGATCGGGATCACTGCATCCAATACATGGTAGTTTATGCCCTAATTTATGGAGGTTTAGACGATCGATCTTATAGCGATGCATGCGCTAACGATCCGCGTATCGACACTCTAAGAGAACTTTGTGAAGTCAATGTAGACGATCGCTATACAAAAGAGTATTTAGACCCAGACAAACGATCCATTGCTAACGCCGTGCAAATTTACTTTAAAGATGGGAGTTGCACAGAAAAAATTGAAGTCCACTATCCCATTGGGCACAAAAAACGCCGTGCAGAAGGCACGCCTTTACTTTACGATAAATTTAAACGCGCTGTGCATGGAGTTTATGCGCCTAAGCGGGCTAAGCAAATCGAAGAGATTGTTTTTCATGAAAAAGCTTTGTTGGACATGGATTTTGACAGCTTCTCGGATCTTTTTGCTTTTTAG
- a CDS encoding membrane protein, with protein MLGIYQSSLISISYKEALFYFSTPTYLADRLFLQALHHFVNFSSAWISKDIALRLPSLLLHALNVFLIYVLSSKLQPKRTYDPLLSAITFALLPGVQLGAILLGKVSLLLSVALWAILLFNTRYFYVLVVLLAWGDSSCMVLLTAFLLHTLKHKLYYKALSVGVALLFNTLYFKPIFGTPQGFFLDTCFVMLVLYSPCLCLYYLYALYTQVIKKRKQDSLIGLVGAIGFCLPLIFSLRQELPPQFLTYGMLGIPILLKQALSSIRVHLPVFRTHYRIRYSLIFGTLILESFFLWGGYNPMVRTHYIVKELATALQERGIQEIHTFSPKMALRLRFYDINEGGKIFLIESNKPADINISYKHKIVASYNLVRKP; from the coding sequence TTGCTAGGGATTTACCAAAGCTCCCTGATATCAATAAGTTACAAAGAAGCCTTATTTTACTTCAGCACGCCTACTTACCTTGCCGATCGCCTATTTTTGCAAGCCCTGCATCATTTTGTGAACTTTTCTTCTGCTTGGATTTCTAAAGATATTGCTCTAAGACTCCCTAGTCTGCTCTTGCATGCCCTCAATGTCTTTTTGATCTATGTGCTCAGTAGCAAACTGCAACCCAAACGAACTTATGATCCTCTATTGAGCGCGATCACCTTTGCGCTCTTGCCCGGGGTGCAATTAGGGGCGATTCTCTTGGGCAAGGTGAGTTTGCTCCTAAGCGTGGCTTTATGGGCAATTTTGCTTTTCAACACCCGTTATTTTTATGTGCTAGTGGTTTTATTGGCGTGGGGAGATTCAAGTTGCATGGTGTTATTAACTGCCTTTCTACTCCACACTCTCAAACATAAACTTTATTACAAAGCTCTTAGCGTGGGTGTAGCGCTGTTGTTCAATACGCTTTATTTTAAACCTATTTTTGGCACGCCTCAGGGCTTTTTTTTGGACACTTGTTTTGTCATGTTGGTGCTTTATTCCCCTTGTCTTTGCCTCTATTATCTCTATGCTCTCTATACGCAGGTCATTAAAAAACGCAAACAAGATAGCTTGATAGGTTTAGTGGGGGCTATAGGATTTTGTTTGCCTCTGATTTTTTCCTTGCGTCAAGAACTCCCCCCCCAATTCCTCACCTATGGAATGCTAGGCATTCCCATTCTTCTAAAACAAGCGCTTTCAAGTATCCGTGTGCACTTGCCCGTTTTTAGAACCCATTATCGTATCCGCTATAGCCTTATCTTTGGCACTCTAATTTTAGAGAGTTTCTTTCTATGGGGAGGGTATAATCCTATGGTGCGCACACATTATATTGTCAAGGAATTAGCCACAGCGTTGCAAGAGAGGGGGATACAAGAGATCCACACCTTTTCGCCCAAAATGGCTCTTAGACTGCGCTTTTATGACATCAACGAAGGGGGGAAAATCTTTTTAATCGAATCTAACAAACCCGCTGACATCAACATCTCTTATAAACACAAGATTGTAGCCAGCTATAATTTGGTGCGCAAACCCTAA
- the prpB gene encoding methylisocitrate lyase — MRAGERFRKALATHAPLQIVGTINAYQALQARKVGHHALYLSGAGVANASYGLPDLGITGLEEVCVDVRRICGACDLPLIVDADTGFGPAFSVARTITQLIKSGAAGAHIEDQVSAKRCGHRPNKECVETSEMCDRLYMANKARKLDPSFYLIARTDAYAKEGLEATIARAQAYIKAGADAIFAEALSSLEEYKAFVQALKVPILANITEFGRTPLFSLEELKGVGVEMVLYPLSAFRAMNKAALEVYEDLKIKGTQQGQIERMQTRQELYETLDYYSYEAQIDALLKRP, encoded by the coding sequence ATGCGTGCAGGAGAGCGATTTAGAAAGGCTTTAGCCACGCATGCGCCCTTGCAAATTGTGGGCACGATCAACGCCTACCAAGCCCTGCAAGCCCGCAAGGTAGGACACCATGCGCTTTACCTCTCTGGAGCGGGGGTCGCTAACGCCTCTTATGGTTTGCCCGATTTGGGCATCACAGGCCTAGAAGAGGTGTGTGTTGATGTGCGCCGTATCTGTGGGGCGTGTGATCTTCCCTTAATTGTGGACGCTGATACGGGCTTTGGACCTGCCTTTAGCGTGGCTAGAACGATTACACAGCTTATTAAAAGCGGAGCGGCAGGAGCGCACATTGAAGATCAGGTTAGTGCTAAGCGCTGTGGACACCGCCCTAATAAAGAATGTGTTGAGACCTCTGAGATGTGCGATCGCCTCTACATGGCTAATAAGGCTAGAAAACTCGATCCTAGCTTTTATCTCATCGCGCGCACAGACGCGTATGCTAAAGAGGGCTTAGAGGCTACTATTGCGCGCGCGCAGGCTTACATAAAAGCGGGCGCGGATGCGATTTTTGCTGAGGCTTTATCAAGCTTGGAGGAATATAAGGCCTTTGTGCAGGCCCTAAAAGTGCCTATTTTAGCCAATATTACCGAGTTTGGGCGCACGCCTCTTTTTAGTTTGGAGGAACTAAAGGGGGTGGGAGTAGAAATGGTGCTCTACCCTTTGAGCGCATTTAGAGCGATGAACAAAGCCGCTTTAGAGGTGTATGAGGATTTAAAGATTAAAGGCACACAGCAAGGACAAATTGAGCGCATGCAAACCCGACAAGAATTGTATGAAACCCTAGATTATTACAGCTATGAGGCGCAGATAGATGCGCTATTAAAACGCCCTTAG